A single window of Polyodon spathula isolate WHYD16114869_AA chromosome 2, ASM1765450v1, whole genome shotgun sequence DNA harbors:
- the LOC121305374 gene encoding beta-1,3-galactosyl-O-glycosyl-glycoprotein beta-1,6-N-acetylglucosaminyltransferase 4-like: MKTKQCAFKYKCFFIVLLTLVVIKILFKTVIPKHFFVEPYWRSSNSFKLSQLKETVNCTAIYDADPVEIGKTLEIRRKVIIDLEDDDVRDMAADCQRYIKLRQYSEKLVSDEERQFPLAYSLVVHKHAGMLERLLHAIYMPQNVYCIHYDQKSSQSFKAAVQNVVKCFPNVFIASRLESVQYAHISRLQADLNCLSDLLSSPVQWKYVINLCGQDFPLKPNFELMSELKKLNGANMLESSRPSSSKKQRFTYRYELRDAPYEYQKLPFKTKEIKDPPPHSIEMFCGSAYFVLSRKFILHINGSQLVKDFLAWSADTYSPDEHFWATLVRVPGVPGEILRSDPDFTDLKSKTRLVKWSYLEGTHYPPCTGSHIRSVCIYGAAELRWLINFGHWFANKFDPQVDPVLLKCLEEKIEEKQVHWVNLTK; this comes from the coding sequence ATGAAGACAAAGCAATGTgcctttaaatataaatgtttttttattgtgcttttaacTCTGGTAGTTATAAAAATCCTTTTTAAAACTGTGATCCCGAAACACTTTTTTGTGGAGCCTTATTGGAGGAGCTCCAATTCTTTCAAACTCAGTCAATTAAAAGAGACCGTCAACTGCACTGCCATCTATGATGCAGATCCAGTGGAGATCGGCAAGACTCTGGAAATTAGAAGGAAAGTCATTATTGATTTGGAGGATGACGATGTCAGGGACATGGCGgctgactgccaaagatatatTAAGTTGCGACAATATTCGGAGAAATTGGTTTCAGATGAAGAGCGCCAGTTTCCGTTGGCCTACTCTCTGGTTGTGCACAAACATGCAGGAATGCTTGAAagactcctgcatgcaatctacATGCCTCAGAATGTCTACTGCATCCACTACGATCAGAAATCCTCGCAAAGCTTTAAAGCTGCTGTCCAAAATGTAGTCAAATGTTTCCCAAATGTCTTTATTGCATCCAGACTGGAATCGGTGCAGTACGCTCATATTTCAAGGCTTCAGGCCGATCTCAACTGTCTGTCAGACCTCCTCAGCTCCCCAGTCCAGTGGAAGTACGTCATCAATCTGTGCGGCCAGGACTTTCCACTCAAGCCCAACTTCGAGCTCATGTCGGAGCTAAAGAAACTGAATGGGGCCAACATGCTGGAGTCAAGCAGGCCTAGCAGCTCGAAAAAGCAGCGCTTCACTTACCGCTACGAGCTTCGCGATGCACCTTATGAGTACCAGAAGCTGCCTTTTAAAACCAAGGAGATCAAGGACCCTCCGCCCCACAGCATCGAAATGTTTTGTGGAAGTGCCTACTTTGTCTTGAGCCGCAAGTTTATTCTGCACATTAATGGGAGCCAGTTAGTGAAAGATTTTTTGGCCTGGTCTGCTGACACGTATTCTCCTGACGAGCATTTCTGGGCTACCCTGGTGCGAGTGCCTGGGGTACCAGGGGAGATTCTCAGGTCCGATCCTGATTTCACAGACTTGAAGAGTAAGACACGACTTGTGAAGTGGAGCTACCTTGAGGGCACCCATTACCCTCCCTGCACTGGAAGCCACATTCGCAGCGTCTGTATCTACGGTGCAGCAGAACTGCGCTGGCTCATTAATTTTGGCCATTGGTTTGCGAACAAGTTTGATCCTCAAGTAGACCCCGTTCTGCTCAAATGTTTGGAAGagaaaattgaagaaaaacaagtgCATTGGGTAAACTTGACCAAGTGA